The following coding sequences lie in one Fundulus heteroclitus isolate FHET01 chromosome 20, MU-UCD_Fhet_4.1, whole genome shotgun sequence genomic window:
- the LOC105938248 gene encoding cytochrome c1, heme protein, mitochondrial has protein sequence MAALRVVALSGSGRALLGTGNTLKASKANMSFASLTGKKKVALTTLGVVTAGGAGLALMLHQAVKASDLELHPPNYPWSHAGPLSSLDHASIRRGYQVYKQVCSACHSMEYLAFRNLVGVSHTEDEVKTIAEEVEVVDGPDENGEMFTRPGKLSDYFPKPYPNPEAARVANNGALPPDLSYIVNARHGGEDYIFSLLTGYCDPPAGVTVREGLYYNPYFPGQAIGMAPPIYNEVLEYDDGTPATMSQVAKDVCTFLRWAAEPEHDQRKRMGLKLLMGAAILVPLLYYMKRHRWSVLKSRKIAYRPPK, from the exons ATGGCGGCGCTTCGGGTCGTGGCGCTCTCCGGGAGTGGGAGAGCTCTCCTCGGAACAGGGAATACGCTCAAGGCCTCCAAG gccaaCATGTCGTTCGCCAGCCTGACGGGGAAGAAAAAGGTCGCTCTAACGACGCTGGGCGTGGTGACGGCCGGCGGCGCCGGGCTCGCTCTGATGCTTCACCAGGCTGTGAAGGCCTCTGATCTGGAGCTCCACCCTCCAAACTACCCCTGGAGCCACGCCGGACCCCTGTCCTCTCTGGACCACGCCAG TATCCGCCGTGGCTACCAGGTGTATAAGCAGGTGTGTTCAGCCTGCCACAGCATGGAGTACCTGGCCTTCAGAAACCTGGTGGGAGTGTCGCACACGGAGGACGAGGTCAAGACCATAGCTGAGGAG gtggaggtggtggacGGTCCTGATGAGAACGGGGAGATGTTCACCAGGCCAGGGAAGCTTTCTGACTACTTCCCAAAGCCGTACCCAAACCCTGAAGCCGCCCGCGTCGCCAACAACGGCGCCCTGCCTCCCGACCTCAGCTACATCGTCAAcgccag ACACGGAGGGGAGGACTACATCTTCAGCCTGTTGACGGGTTACTGCGACCCCCCCGCTGGAGTCACGGTGAGGGAGGGACTCTACTACAACCCCTACTTCCCCGGGCAGGCCATCGGCATGGCGCCGCCCATTTACAACGAGGTGCTGGAGTACGACGACG GAACCCCGGCCACCATGAGCCAGGTGGCTAAAGACGTTTGTACTTTCCTGAGGTGGGCGGCCGAGCCGGAGCACGACCAGCGGAAACGCATGGGACTGAAG CTGCTGATGGGCGCGGCGATCCTCGTCCCGCTGCTCTACTACATGAAGCGCCACAGATGGTCGGTGCTGAAGAGCAGGAAGATCGCCTACAGGCCTCCCAAGTAA
- the LOC105938221 gene encoding tripartite motif-containing protein 35-like, whose protein sequence is MSFSMKEDLCCSICQDIFRDPVVLFCSHSFCKCCLNNWWEGKIILECPLCKKPSTTSDPPCNLSLKQLCEAFLQRQRNKGPPKPRFPSIPEPEVTCRLHGEKLKLFCVEHKQPLCIICQHSDEHAGHKLKPITEVAELQRKELKKTLEPLQEKLKVFKEEKETLGHTAEHVKLQTQHTEGRIKEQFRKLRLFLNKEEETRIAALRSEESKKTRKLNLKIDALNKEVDALSRTIRDTEEMLKAEDASLLQSFKTAVQNIRQRTLLDNPKPVSGALIDVAKHLGNLGFNIWNKMKHLVSYTPVVLDPNTANSELILSEDLTSVRCGQKQSLPDNPERFDFFRIVLGSEAFMSGTYSWDVEVGDNTDWFVGVASQGVQTKGIHPTRLWRIGCLKGKYIARALSEPSTVLSVNGQLKRIRAVLDWNRGKLLFIDLDANTVIHTFTYSFTEKLFPYFNTASASSLKIIPENVSLRLNLSRQ, encoded by the coding sequence ATGTCTTTCAGCATGAAAGAGGACCTCTGTTGCTCCATCTGTCAGGACATCTTCAGGGATCCTGTTGTCTTGTTCTGCAGCCACAGCTTCTGTAAATGCTGCCTGAATAACTGGTGGGAAGGGAAAATAATCCTGGAGTGTCCGCTTTGTAAAAAACCATCCACTACGAGTGATCCTCCTTGCAACTTGAGTTTAAAACAGCTCTGTGAGGCGTTCCTACAAAGACAAAGGAACAAGGGTCCACCAAAACCAAGGTTTCCCAGCATTCCAGAACCAGAGGTTACCTGCCGTCTGCATGGTGAGAAACTCAAACTCTTCTGTGTGGAGCACAAGCAGCCTTTATGCATCATTTGTCAGCATTCAGATGAACATGCTGGACACAAGTTGAAACCTATTACTGAAGTTGCTGAGCTTCAGAGGAAAGAGCTCAAAAAGACTCTGGAGCCATTACAGGAGAAGCTGAAGGTCTtcaaagaagagaaagaaaccTTGGGTCACACAGCTGAACATGTTAAGCTCCAGACCCAACACACCGAGGGACGCATCAAGGAGCAGTTCAGGAAGCTACGTCTGTTTCttaacaaagaagaagaaaccagGATTGCTGCTCTGAGGTCAGAAGAAAGCAAGAAGACTCGTAAGTTAAACCTAAAGATTGATGCCCTGAATAAAGAGGTTGATGCTCTTTCACGCACAATCAGAGACACAGAAGAAATGCTAAAAGCTGAAGATGCCTCGTTGCTGCAGAGCTTCAAGACCGCCGTACAAAACATCCGACAGCGCACCCTGCTGGATAACCCAAAGCCTGtctcaggagctctgatagaTGTGGCCAAACACCTGGGCAACCTGGGCTTCAACATCTGGAACAAGATGAAACATCTGGTGTCCTACACTCCTGTGGttctggatccaaacacagcaaacTCTGAGCTCATCCTCTCTGAGGATCTGACGAGTGTGAGATGTGGGCAGAAACAGAGCCTCCCCGACAACCCGGAGAGGTTTGACTTCTTCCGCATCGTCCTgggctctgaggccttcatgTCAGGAACCTACAGCTGGGATGTTGAGGTCGGAGACAACACAGACTGGTTTGTGGGCGTGGCTTCGCAGGGCGTCCAGACAAAAGGAATTCATCCAACCCGTTTATGGAGAATCGGATGCCTAAAAGGTAAATACATTGCCCGGGCCCTGTCGGAACCCTCCACGGTTCTGTCAGTGAACGGACAGCTGAAGAGGATCAGAGCCGTTTTGGACTGGAACAGAGGGAAGCTGCTGTTCATCGACCTCGACGCCAACACGGTCATTCACACCTTCACTTATTCCTTTACTGAGAAACTGTTCCCGTACTTCAACACTGCATCCGCGTCCTCGTTGAAGATCATACCTGAAAATGTCTCTCTGAGGTTGAACTTAAGCAGACAGTAG